A window of Dromiciops gliroides isolate mDroGli1 chromosome X, mDroGli1.pri, whole genome shotgun sequence contains these coding sequences:
- the LOC122733833 gene encoding 60S ribosomal protein L18-like codes for MGINIRHNKDRKVRHKEPKSQDIYLRLLVKLYWFLTGRTNLTFNKVVLKRLFMSRTNRHPLSLSRMIRKMKLLGRENKTAVVVGTVTDDVSIQDVPKLKVCALCVTSNARNCILKASGKILTFDQLAMSSPKGKGTVLLSGPWKGCEVYRHFGKAPGTPHSHTKPYVQSKGRKFKRARGRHAS; via the coding sequence ATGGGAATCAACATCCGCCATAACAAGGACCGGAAAGTCCGGCACAAGGAGCCCAAGAGCCAGGATATCTACCTGCGGCTGTTGGTGAAGCTCTACTGGTTCCTGACCGGTAGGACCAACTTGACTTTCAACAAGGTTGTGTTGAAAAGGCTGTTCATGAGCCGGACCAACCGGCACCCCCTGTCCCTGTCCCGAATGATCAGGAAGATGAAGCTGCTGGGCAGGGAAAACAAGACAGCTGTGGTTGTTGGGACTGTGACTGATGATGTGAGTATCCAAGATGTCCCCAAGCTGAAGGTGTGTGCTCTTTGTGTTACTAGCAATGCCCGGAATTGCATCCTCAAGGCTAGTGGGAAGATCCTCACCTTTGACCAGCTAGCGATGAGCTCACCCAAGGGCAAGGGCACTGTCCTGCTGTCTGGTCCCTGGAAGGGCTGTGAGGTATACAGGCATTTTGGGAAGGCACCCGGCACTCCCCACAGCCACACCAAACCATATGTCCAATCCAAGGGCCGAAAGTTCAAGCGTGCCAGGGGCCGCCACGCCAGCTGA